TTCCGTTTTAGCCGCTACAGCTTCTTCGTCTAAAGTATTATTCAATGTGTTGTTGTTCATGTTCGTTTGTGTTGTAAGTTGGTTGTATTAGAATGGTTTATTCTGCGATCAGGTTTTTACGCTTTTCGCTTTGATATGCCAATTAGCTTTACAAATTACTTCAATCCAAATTATTAACCAATATACACAACATCCCATTGGGGTTACCATGCATATTCAGTAACTTTGCAGATTAAATAATGTGTTAAAGAAACACATCCCAATGGCTTTATGATTACCATCAATAATCATCAGCCTGATAATGACAGACAACTACATAAATGAAAGCAGAAAAAGATAAAGTAGTCGTAATCACTTACGACCTGACAGAAGGAAATGCTGATGGAGAAATGATTCAGCTTGTTGACAGCAACGAACCATTTGAATTCCTTTTCGGTCACCACAATGTATTGCCACAGTTTGAAGAAGAACTTGGCGGCAAAGAGGTTGGTTATAAGTTCAGTTTTGGCATCAAGGCTGATGATGCTTACGGTGAAAGAGAAGCAGGAGCTGTAGTTGAGTTGGAAAAAGCCGTTTTCAATATTGAAGGTGAAGCTATGCAGGAAGACCTATTACAAGCTGGTAATGTACTTCCTATGGTAGGTCCTGAAGGAATGCCTATGGACGGTGTAATTCTGGAAGTAAAAGATACAACTGTTGTAATGGACTTCAACCATCCTTTGGCTGGCATTGATCTGCACTTTGAAGGTGAAATCATTGATATCAGAGAAGCTACTTCTGAAGAAATTAGCAACGAGGGGATTTTCTAAGCAATAAGGATTCAGATATCTTTAACTATGAAAGCAGATAACAACAAAGTAGTATCAGTACTTTATACCTTATATGAAAATAATGTGGATGGTCGCTTTTTGGAGAAAACTCCTGAAGAAGATCCATTCAGCTTTATATTCGGAACAGGTGGTGTTTTACAAGAGTTTGAAAACAACTTGAAAGGTAAAAAGGCTGGAGATAAATTCGAGTTCGTAATCCAATCTGAAGATGCTTACGGTCCTGTTGACCCTAATATGAGTAAAGTTGAGATTGAAAAATCCATCTTTGGTCTGTCTGATGAGGAAGAAATGGAGGCCATGTTCCAAGTGGGGCACGTATTGCCAATGCTGGATCAGGACGGTTTCCAATGGGATGGCAAAATCATCAAGGTCAAGAAGAACACCTTGATTATGGACTTGAACCACGAATACGCTGGCATGAACCTTTACTTCAAAGGTGAGGTGATTGGCGTTCGTGAAGCTACTCGAGAAGAACTCGACTACGGGGAAGATGGCGAAGACAATATCGAAATCGTATCCAAATAAATAGAAAGAACCATATAAAGAGCCGGACGGGAAACTGTTCGGCTTTTTTTGTTTCCATTTTTATTAAATCAGACTTCCCTCTACATTTAGTCACTGTTTTGTATTAGCAAACTACTAAACTCAAATACATTTATGATGGACATTCAAGCTTTCAGAAAAAATGCGCACCAGATGGTCGACTGGATGGCGGACTACTTTGAACAGATTGAGCAGTATCCTGTCAAGTCTCAGGTAAAGCCCAACGACATCTATCAACTGCTTCC
This portion of the Limibacter armeniacum genome encodes:
- a CDS encoding FKBP-type peptidyl-prolyl cis-trans isomerase, which codes for MKAEKDKVVVITYDLTEGNADGEMIQLVDSNEPFEFLFGHHNVLPQFEEELGGKEVGYKFSFGIKADDAYGEREAGAVVELEKAVFNIEGEAMQEDLLQAGNVLPMVGPEGMPMDGVILEVKDTTVVMDFNHPLAGIDLHFEGEIIDIREATSEEISNEGIF
- a CDS encoding FKBP-type peptidyl-prolyl cis-trans isomerase, which gives rise to MKADNNKVVSVLYTLYENNVDGRFLEKTPEEDPFSFIFGTGGVLQEFENNLKGKKAGDKFEFVIQSEDAYGPVDPNMSKVEIEKSIFGLSDEEEMEAMFQVGHVLPMLDQDGFQWDGKIIKVKKNTLIMDLNHEYAGMNLYFKGEVIGVREATREELDYGEDGEDNIEIVSK